A segment of the Passer domesticus isolate bPasDom1 unplaced genomic scaffold, bPasDom1.hap1 HAP1_SCAFFOLD_208, whole genome shotgun sequence genome:
TGACCACTGGACCACCTCAGATGACCCTTGGACCACGCTGGATGACCACTGGCCCACCTCGAACGACCCTCAGGCCACCGCCTGGCCGACCCTCACCCTCTTCCAGCCCCTCCCCGGCGGCGGACGCATCcatccgtccgtccgtccgtccgtgtCCGTCCGGCCTGGCCAAAGTCTGGACAAACGTCCCCGGCAACGTCCGAGCCACCCCCCCCCCACCACGGCGTCCGGCCGGACGTCCCAGCGGTCACTCCCCAGGCCACCCCTCAGGGCTCCAGCGGCTCCGGCGGCGGCGACGGCGTCCGAGGAGGCGACGGCGGCAGGGCCGGGAAGGCCGCGGCGctggccggagcggggccgggcgagCCGGGCGTGTCCGGCGGCGGCCGGAGCGAGAAGAAGAAGGGGCACTGGTGGATGAAGAGTTCGATGATTGTCTGGTAGGTCCTGGTGGCCGTCAGCGCGTCCATGGTGCTGAAGTCCGGCCGCATCAGCGTGGGCCAGAAGCAGATGGACAGGTTCTCGCTGGTCATCAGGTTGACGCGGTGCTGCTGGCTGACCCTGGGGTGGACAACACCAGAGTGACCACTCGGTGGTCAGCAGACcccaaaacacctccaaaatACCAAAAATTCCCATAAAAATCGCCCcagaaatgacccaaaaatGCCCCAGGACAGGTTCTTGATGACCATCAGGTTCCTGCTGACCATCAGGGTCACCCTGGGGTGGACAATGGCGGAGTGACCACTCGGTGGTCAGCAGAacccaaaaaacctccaaaataccaaaaattcccataaaaatcgcctcaaaaatgacccaaaagtTCCCCTGGGGAGGTTCTTGATGACCACCAGGT
Coding sequences within it:
- the LOC135292112 gene encoding rho GTPase-activating protein 35-like — its product is MTSENLSICFWPTLMRPDFSTMDALTATRTYQTIIELFIHQCPFFFSLRPPPDTPGSPGPAPASAAAFPALPPSPPRTPSPPPEPLEP